Genomic segment of Parageobacillus genomosp. 1:
GCTTGAATGTCGTTGCTTGGGTGGTCGCCGACAAACACGCTTTCATTGGCTAATACTTTCAGATTGTCAAGCGCTCTTTGAAATAGTCGGGGATCTGGTTTGCTAATTCCTTCCCATTCCGAAATAAGAATCGTGTCAAAATAGCCTTCAATGCCTAGCGCCTTTATCGAATGCATTTGAAAGGCTCCTTTTCCGTTTGTGATGATTCCTAATTTCAATGACTTTCTTTTTAACTCTTCTAACATCCAGACAAGATGAGGAAACGGGACACAGCTTTGGTGGAAATGGTTCATATAATCTTCCAGCAAATCTTCCCACGTGATGCCAATAATCTCGAATTCTTGGACCATTTGTTGATAGACGGTATCTTTCCAAACATAACCTCGATTGTCTAGTTCAATAAATCTAGCTATATACGATTCTTTTGGAATATGGCTTAACCAGCGCTGTAAGCGCTCATACTGGCATCCGATAAATTTCTGTATGGAGGCGTCGCGATTTAGCAATGTGCCGTCCAAATCGAAGATGACTGCCTTCACCATCCTTGTTTTCCTTTCCAAATTATTTTGAATTGGAAGTGATACCGTTTTTCCAGAATGATTATCTGGAAGCTATAGCCTTTTATAAACAAATTCTCTATAGGTAGAAAATCCATGCTTTCGATAAAAATCTTTTGCTGCTTCGTTTTCTGTCCAATAATTTAATTCGACTAAATCGATTTCGTTATGGTTGGCAATACGATAAATTTCCTCCATTAACTTTGAACCATATCCTTTTTTTCTTTCTGTTTCTACGATACTGATTTGATGAACGTATATAGATTTATACGCCTTTCGAAAAGGAGTTTCTGGGTATTTTCTTATCTCTAACCAAGCATAGCCAATGGCTTCTTCATTATCCTCCAAAAGAAGAAAGATAAAGTTGTCTTTATTTATAACGCTTTGAAAAAATGCTTTCACCGCTTCATAATCGTACTCTTTGAAATACTGCGGATACCATTGAACATGCAAATCATGGACAGATCGATTTAATTTTGCAATTATGTCTGCATTAGTAGTTTGGATGATTTTCATCCCGTTCCCTCCTCGTTTAGATTAAGAAGAAACGTACATCGTCTCTAATATACGTAATTTTTTAAGATGAATTAGAGATACCCACACTTCCTAGCATCCATTTTGAACACTCTACTCCTTGTCATCTCTCGTTCATAATCCCACCGCTACTTATGAATACTTCCTCTCATTTTTCCAATGGAAAATCCATCGAACAATCTCCCGCCATATGGTGCCAATACACGATCGACAAGCACGATAATTTTTTCCTTTTCCCCAGTTTTATAAAACGTATCAAACGCATCAACAAAATCAGCGGCAAACTCTTCATCATATTGCCGTAACGCGCGAACCACCCATTTGGACGTGCCGATCCAACGGCCGTTTGTCCGCAACACAAATTCATGAATGAGGTCAGCCAACGTATTGGCGATCCATAGTTCTTCCGCCCGCTCGGTCGCCCCGATAAAATCGTCAAGGGCATCCGTAATGAAATATCGCTTCAAGACAAGCGTTTCCTCGGACCATGGTTCCGGACCTTTTCGCAACAATTCGTTTGCTTCTTCTTTGATCGCAGCGATGCATCCTCGGTCAACCAACACGATTCCTTCTGACACCATTTTTGGCAAACTTGGTCTCGCCCTTTTTCGGTCGCTTTCAAAAAACGCTTTGTAGGAAGTCAAATTATGCGCAAATACTTCAATTGGCCATCCAAACGCAATAAGCGACTCCCGAAAAGAAGCGGGAAGCTTGTCATCAAAAATGACGATATCAAGATCAGATGTCGTCGTCGCTTCACCGCGAACCACACTGCCGCTTAGCAACGCGCCATGACAATCTGGAAAATTGTGCTCCACAAATTGTTTCGCTGCCTCAAGCGGCGGTAATCGTTTTATTCTTTCCATTTCAATGGCCTCCAGTATAACTGTTAGTTCATATTTTACACAACAATATAAGTATAGAGTATAAATTTTTCTACAAATAAAAAAATTAAGATAAAAATTTATATCAAAAAAGAGCCCAAAACAAAACGTAACGGGCTCACTTCAATATGACATGCTTCCTGCGACAATCAAGCCGACAATAATGGAAATGGCAAATAGACTGAAACCGACGGCGAGATTGCCTTCCTCGACTTTTTTGGCTAAATTGGTCTTTGGCGTGAAAATGTACTCCAACGCGAAATAAACGAGAATTTGCGTGATAATGCCAATCACGCCCCACACGACAGCATCAAGCAAGCTGACGCTATTGCTCCAGGCGGCATAAATGACAATCGCTAATCCTAACGCTTTTCCCCACAATTTCAGCGCTACCGCCATATTGCCTTGGCGAATGAGTTCACGCTCGGAAAATTTCGTCGTTAAGCTGAATAAGCCGATACCAACTCCCATCAGCACAAGCCCTAACACGGTGTAAAGCAGAAAATTCATCACATACGTCATTTTCTTCATCCTTTCATCATGACAGGTAAATAATAGGACAAGTTGTTCGTAATCATTCCCCCCGCACGCAGGCCGATTCCAACCGCTTTTCCGTTGATTAAAAAACACGTATGCAATAGTTTCACCGTTTCATACCCGTTTACCGTTTTGACAATGGTTTCGGGAAGCGGCACGTATTGTTGATACACAGGTGTTTCGTCCTTATATGTTTGCTGGATATCGGCAACGATCGGTTCGCCTTTGCCGCTTTTGATTACGACCGTGTCGCCTTCGCGCCCGAACGCTGGTTTTTGCACATACATTATTTGCTGGTCAAGAAAATACTCTTCGTCTAAATAAGTCGGAAGAAAATATTCGGAAATCCATTGGCGCTCCTCTTCCGTGAAAAACGGATTTCCTTCTTCATACAGCCCCCAAATAAGCGCCTGTACCGCTTTCGACTGCAGCAAAAACGCTGATGGCGGATTGATGAGGGCAACTTCCCGCTCCTTCCACAGTTCCAGCAGCTGTACTCCTACTTTCGTGCCGTCTGGAGAGCGGTCTTCGACTAAATGTTCAAGCGGATACGTTTGCCGATATAACACATCGATTCGTCTTCCTTCCCCATCATACAATCCGCGCCGCAGCACGCCGCCGCCACTTAGTGGAACATCCTCGGCAATAACGTGGAGCTCATGAAGCGGCACATAGGCCGCCTCCATTCCGCTTATTCGCTGCAAATACCGAACCGTCTCACGGTCTTCCATATGATCTTCATGGGAAGTAAACACGACATATGGCTCTCCATGGCGATGCAAGAAACGGTATGA
This window contains:
- a CDS encoding HAD family hydrolase encodes the protein MVKAVIFDLDGTLLNRDASIQKFIGCQYERLQRWLSHIPKESYIARFIELDNRGYVWKDTVYQQMVQEFEIIGITWEDLLEDYMNHFHQSCVPFPHLVWMLEELKRKSLKLGIITNGKGAFQMHSIKALGIEGYFDTILISEWEGISKPDPRLFQRALDNLKVLANESVFVGDHPSNDIQAARNVGMKTIWKKDVAYESAEADFVIEDLREIPEIIEMLQQ
- a CDS encoding GNAT family N-acetyltransferase, with the protein product MKIIQTTNADIIAKLNRSVHDLHVQWYPQYFKEYDYEAVKAFFQSVINKDNFIFLLLEDNEEAIGYAWLEIRKYPETPFRKAYKSIYVHQISIVETERKKGYGSKLMEEIYRIANHNEIDLVELNYWTENEAAKDFYRKHGFSTYREFVYKRL
- a CDS encoding nucleotidyltransferase domain-containing protein, whose amino-acid sequence is MERIKRLPPLEAAKQFVEHNFPDCHGALLSGSVVRGEATTTSDLDIVIFDDKLPASFRESLIAFGWPIEVFAHNLTSYKAFFESDRKRARPSLPKMVSEGIVLVDRGCIAAIKEEANELLRKGPEPWSEETLVLKRYFITDALDDFIGATERAEELWIANTLADLIHEFVLRTNGRWIGTSKWVVRALRQYDEEFAADFVDAFDTFYKTGEKEKIIVLVDRVLAPYGGRLFDGFSIGKMRGSIHK
- a CDS encoding DUF350 domain-containing protein, which produces MTYVMNFLLYTVLGLVLMGVGIGLFSLTTKFSERELIRQGNMAVALKLWGKALGLAIVIYAAWSNSVSLLDAVVWGVIGIITQILVYFALEYIFTPKTNLAKKVEEGNLAVGFSLFAISIIVGLIVAGSMSY
- a CDS encoding glutathionylspermidine synthase family protein, with amino-acid sequence MYSIEQHRQRRAQFYGAIPDFWADLYGAEYALLDYYTLTTREIEQIRTATNRIGYLFRKTAGLLRQLPDETLRLLGFHPDTLPFLRISVLPAETVIARADLAYAGGTFKLIELNADTPTFIRETFDINEQVASFFHLLSPNKGEARYVAEAIRHAIWQSYRFLHRHGEPYVVFTSHEDHMEDRETVRYLQRISGMEAAYVPLHELHVIAEDVPLSGGGVLRRGLYDGEGRRIDVLYRQTYPLEHLVEDRSPDGTKVGVQLLELWKEREVALINPPSAFLLQSKAVQALIWGLYEEGNPFFTEEERQWISEYFLPTYLDEEYFLDQQIMYVQKPAFGREGDTVVIKSGKGEPIVADIQQTYKDETPVYQQYVPLPETIVKTVNGYETVKLLHTCFLINGKAVGIGLRAGGMITNNLSYYLPVMMKG